Part of the Ammospiza caudacuta isolate bAmmCau1 chromosome 3, bAmmCau1.pri, whole genome shotgun sequence genome, ACATTTGCAAGCCCCATGGCCAGGCACTTCCCCCGGGGGCAAGGGCATTCCTGCATCTGCAGCTGAGGAGGCTTGGTGAAGTGCTGCAGGCCCTGGGTGCAGCAGCATGGCAGGAGAAGGTGGCACACAGTGCCTAATGCAAGGACTGTGCCTGTTTCCCTGGGGAGTGGGCTATCAGCTCCCTAACAAGATAGTCCTGTCATCCCCTGGCTTGTGCCAATTTTTCTGAACCCTCAGAAACATGGAGGTTTTCATCACATAGTTCCCTGATAAAAGATTTTGGAGATTTCATGTGGAAACACAGTGTTAGGATGATGGGTTTTCTCCTGCAGTTGTATATTCAGGACTAAATGGGTGTGGCCACTTCAGCAACCAAGACAGAGCGTAGGAGTTTAACCAGAGCATCCAGGCCAGCCAGCTGGGATAATCCACTGTCCTCCTCAAAGCTATCCTGCATGAGCACTGCACACCACTTGGAAAGAGCACTTTGATGGAAGGAGCAGATGTTGTAACAAACAACCATAACTGCATCAGCCTTCCCACATGCTCCACATGAATATTACTAGATATTCCCCTGCTGTGGTTGGAGCTGTGATGTCATGTCCCTAAAGGTGTTTTCAGTGCATTTTTattgcaaaacaaaacccaatgCCCAGGgtcagaggctggacagagtgTGAGACTTTTGCACAgaccagacagcagcagaggtggtgACCTGAGCTAAAGCCAGCAGAAACCACGTGTGAAAACCAAAGAGGAGGATAAAGACTCCCATATCAGATGCATTCACCCAGGTAGTTGGAAAGCTCTGTTTGGCACCTGGCAGGATTTctggctcagctgctggagGCACTTACCCCTCTTAGTGCTGGGAGTCAGCAGCCCTTCTCCTCAAGCAGTGTTGAACACGAGCCACGTGGTGTGGTTGTATTCCTCACCCGGATGGAGCAGGGCATTGGGGAAgtgaggctggggagaagcagcagcacatcagTGACTGTGAACACATTCTGTGGGACCAGCAAGCATGGCTGCACTCCTCTGTTCTTCCCAAGGCATATtcccacagctcccccagccatttccagcagcagtgtGTAACCACCCACCATTGCCAGTGGGCTGAGTGGGTGAGTCCCACCGCTGGTTGAATCCAGGCTGTGAGGAATGATTCAGATATGAAGGATGTGGCAAGGCCCCAGTGGGGCCCTCTGCTCATGACCCCACACCTTTGAGaagctgggctgcacagggcaggtcCCTGCTGCACTGATTGACCCCTGTTTAAAGCCGCTGTGACCTGTGCCTGCCTCACTTCTGGTGTCTGCAGTGCTCCCTTGACAAACAGACTCTTCCTACATTTAGGGCCCCAGAGACACGGAGGGTGGTGGGGCCATGTCCCCTGCCACAGGACCCAGGTAACCCATGGGAGGGGAATGGACAGCTCACCTTGTTCACAGCATCAGGCCAGTTCTGAGTTTCCAGGCAGAAAGCTGAGTGCTTGGGGTATGTGGCACCACCTTTGCCCTTCAGGGAACCATCCAGGAAGTTCCCAGTGTAAAACTGGATGCCAGGCTGGGTGGTGTGAACCTCCATGGTCCTGCCAGTGGGTGGGTGGAAAACCCTGCGGAGATGCCAGTGGAGGATGACACGGGAGTGGCTGAATGGGCACCCCCTGGTCCAGGGGTGGGGATGCTGCCAAGGTCCCAGCCTACCTGGCCACAAGGCGTCGATCCTGCCCCTGGTGCAGGCAGAAGTTGTGGTCAAAGCCACCCAGGTGAAACTTCTGCAAGTGCTTGCCCAGCTCCACAGGCTGCCGGAGATCAAATCCAGTGCCCTGCACTGCGGCCACCTCCCCTAAGCAAGGGGAACAGCAGGCTCAGCCACTCAGCCACGTGCCAGCAAAGCCTATTTGTCCCCCAGCAtagctggcagctcctggggacactgctgcgCTTAGCAGGGACAAAGCACAGCCAAGGAGCAAGAAAACACATGAAAGTTTGTATATGTACAAACCCAGCATTTTCTCCCTTGTCCTTGTTAAGACTGCTGTGGGCATACAGTGTCCTGTGATAAAGCAGCACAAACAACCCCAGGACATACTACTAAGCACACTGCAAAACAGTCAGCCCAACCCAAAGGTGAGGGGTTTTGCATGGAGGGCAGAATAAAcgccttgaaaaaaaaaaagaaactgttcTAGTTCAGGCACTTACATAAAATACAGCAGGTATTGCACACAAGGGGTCTGTTTTTAATAATTGCACAAGTCTTATTTTCACCCCAAGACTAAGTCTACCCACACAAGAAGGAACTGCAAAAGGCAGGGGTAGCAAGCTAGCCACAACTAAGATGTGAAACAGCTCCATGGTgaaagcagcagggagaagTGGGGCACAGACTGGGTATGGCCTTAAGCTCTTGCCCTATTTGTCCACAAGCATGGCACACCAAGCTGAGCAGAAGCCACCTGGACCAAAGAATCCACTCCTCCAGGTGCCACAGGGATCTTGTCTCCTGGATGGACCCACAAAACAGCCTCACATCCCACGTGCCTCTGGCCCcatttgcagctgctcctgcctgccccctTGAGTGGGTGTTGGACCTGGCTGCCAGCACCTggctctgcccaccctgctcaTGTGCAGTGGGACTGTACCCAAACTGagggcccagctgtgcctggggtcCCTGGCTGCTGGTGTGTCCCccttgccaggcagagctgctccccacacCCACCAACATTGCTCAGAGAGATCACTTCTTCCACCTGGTGCCCCAAGTGCTGCACCACCTACCAGTAGGGATCTGGGTGTCATCCACAGGCAGGTAGGAATCTGCTTCAATGGAGATCTCGTGGTCATAGACATCCcgggagccctgcaggaggatgggaAATGCTGGGATTCCTGTTCAAGCAGCCCTAAGCACAGTTGTGAAGTGAGAGTCCACAGTGGTGCCCCAGCTGATCTGGtagtgcctggagcacctcctggcCCTCATTCCATCTTGATCTTGGGCACAGGACAAAGGCACTAGCCTGGGCAAAAACCTTCATGGGCCCTAGGAGCTGTAAATCCCACAGGGATGAGGCCATCAATCTGTACTTGTACCTCACTGAGGGCTACCACCCTGCAGACTGACTAGCCAGAACATGCTGGGTACTGAGCACACAActgcagggagaaggggaaggaagcaagCAAGGGGAAATGCAACCCATCCTCCTGTCTCATCTGCATCGCTGCAGGGGtgtgctcctcctcctcttccacagCCTCAGGAATGCTGGCAGGGAAcctgctgggctggaaggggaGCAGGCTCAAATCTGAGCCTTCAGGTCACTATCTAATCTGAGCAGCAATTTCATGCCCAAAGGTCTCCTGTTCCCCTGGAACATGCCTGGGTTGCACAGTCCAAGTGTTGGTATTACTGCACCCCTGGGAGCACCAGCACCAGAAACTGCACAGCCATTCTCAGGGCAGCAGCCTGGACATGGGTCCTGCTCAGAGGGGCTGAGTTGTCTCTCACAAACACTTTTAAGGGCTTTTATCTCACACCCAAGTGTGTGACTGCACTGTATTATCCTATGGCTCTGCCCAGCAACACTTCATTTCTCAGATCCTTTTTCTCCAAGCCCAGTTATAAACTGTGAGATTAAAACACAGCTGCAATTCACTGTCCATGTGGTTGACATGACCCTGTACAGGTGGGAGCCCTctgcatcctgctgctgcaaCCTTGCTAGTCTGCAATCCTGGCTATCTCACACCCCCTCTCTGTGATGTTTCTTCTGCCCATTTTGACCTGGGTATTTTGGTGCTGCCACTCCAGGCCCTGATTTCAACCCGCATCACCCTCTCTTGTTCTGAAATGCCAACAGAACACAAGTAAGAAATGCCAGGCCACCACTGGGGCATGCCAGCTCTGCACCTCCTCAGTCTTCCCAAGGGACAAGGAGAGAGCAAAATTCCCCAGTTACACACAAAAGGAGAACCAACATGCTCAGCTGGATGTCTGTTCAAGAAGCCCTGAGACAATGTGTCCTCAGCTGAGATCCACGTGATTCGGTCCTGTTCTTGCATGCAGCCCATGATGCACAGAGACAACCTTCATTGTTGTGTCCCCAAAACCATGATGTGTCCCCAGACCAGCATGCTGGTACCAATGACCATCCCACAGGTCCCCAGGCTGTCTTCCCCTGCACAGTGTGTCTCCACAGGACCCATCTCCCCACACTTACCTGCCCTGCCAGGTTGAAGTAGGAGTGGTTTGTCAGGCTGATGGGGGTTGTCTTGCTGGTCTGGGCCTGGTAGTTGATGGCCAGCTCCCTGCCATTAAGGGTGTAGGTGACCCAGACTTTGAGGTCACCAGGGTAGCCTTCCTCGCCGTCGGGGCTGAGCCGGAAGAAGCGGACGCCATTTGGGAGCACCTCGGCGCTCCAGAGAACCTGCACGGAGCATGGCCTTGGTAGGACAGGAATGGGAGCACAgtgcccttccctcctgccccaggctgggctaGAAACAGGGACAAAAGGCACACAAGGGATGCTACACTGAAACAAAGGCTTTTTCAATCACCTTTCCCAAGAAAACACAAGCACTTGGTAGCCAGGACCACCAGCAGGGAACAAGCTTTCCACTGAGCAGCCAAACAAAGGAGGCAATTTGGCAGTCTGAGGGGGTCTGTTCCAGCCTGTGTTATGCCATGCCCGGGAGTCCACATGTTTGATttttgccctgcagctggactTATCCCCCTTTCCATAGATTTTCTCATGTGCAACACCACTTCAACAAGCTGCCACCCAGCACTGGCACTAGGACAGTGTAAGAACACACTGGgggctcctgcccaggggctggggtTGGGTTCAACAGTACCAGATATGCTGTCAGACACATCCAGAGAGCTGGGACCTCTCTGGTTcttgtccctgccagcacccagcaccagTGCTCAGCTTGGAGCCAAACATGCTGGCAAGGGAAGCAAGCCAGCCCACTGTACACAGCTGCCCAGACAGCCTGTTTAGCTCTGGCCTGGGCCTCATGCTGGGAGGATGGATGTGCAACAAGAGGCTCTCTGAAGCCTCACATTTCCCTGAGGAATAGCTACTGTCTAATCAAAGGGGACAGATTTAGGAATTTGGGCCAGCTCAATGCTGTTGAGTTGATCCCTCTTGTGTCCCACACAGAGATCACCAACATGGGGCATGGTCAAAAGACAGCATTTTCACCAAACACAGAACCTGAAGGTGACAAATACACCTGGCTGCAGAGTAGGCCCTCCTCCACAGCGTGCAGTTTGACTGCAGCTCCCATGGCTACAGAAAGGATGCTGCGGGTTTTAAGTACGAGTTTCTATTtaagtcctttgaaaaaaaagCTATTAAAGCCCAGGAAATGTACAGGTATCACTATTTTTTCTCAAAGATAAGAGAGTTATTTTCAAAAATCCCCCAGCAGTGTGGTCACACACTGCAGCCCTGTAAGTGCAGCTGCAAGATGCTCTCATCAGACCACACGCTGACCGCAGCACTGATGTCTGCAAAATCAGGAAAAGCTCAGAGGATGACCAAGATAATCACAGCCAAATACCAGTATGTGGTCTTTGTTGGGGTTGATCAGTTAGGGCTCACTGTCTCTGAACAGTGACTGTCTCCTGGCTGGAGGGGGTCTTGGGCAGGCGTCCAAGCATGCCCTGTGGGCCAGAGGACACAAAGCTCCAGCTGGGAGATGTCACTACCCTGTCCCCAGCAAGCTGGTGAGACTTCAGCAAGCAAGCAAGgtgaagaagcagaagaagagACCACATCCCCTGCCTGCAGAAGACAGCCTGGAAGCCCTGGGTGCGAGGAAATGCATGCTTTCAGCTGCAGATCACAGGTGGCAGGGCGCAGAAAGAAACTTTAAACCACCCAAACTGTCTTCTGCCAAGCTATCCCCAGTACTCCCTTTTTCCTAAGGCTGCTGAGGAGCATTTCATCCCAACCTGATGCCAGTTCacactgtgatttttttttcagggaccCTGGCTTTTTTCTCATCAGCCTGGATtcctttcacaaaaaaaaaaaacaaaaacaaaacattaaCCCCATGAAAGCAGTTGCACCAGCACATTCATGTGCTCTTTGGGGGAAATGGTGGATGATCTACTTGCTGGTTACAAATGCATTTGATCCAACAAAACCCAAGGCTTCAGGAAAGCAGCGACTTCTGAGCCTGCTCTGCAATGGAGCAAGGTTATCAGCAAGGCTTTCAAGAGAAGAGATCCTCCACTACTCTTATCATCTGTACACAAATACCTGACTtgagcagcagctcttgggAGGACAGAGAAAAAGCTGAGTGCCCTGGGGCCCAGGAAAGGTTGTTTCATCTCAGGAGGTCATaggggagggctgggaaggagagaCAGTGATCCTGGATCCTGGGGCATTTTGCAGGCCTGAGCTAATCCCCCTCTGCTGTGAGTCAGAGTGACAGCCTGGGGGACCTGTTGCAGGATGAAAGCAGCACCAAAGGGGGCAGTGCAGTGACTGAACCTGCAGCACCACCCTGCTCTCACCTTACTTGGGAGTGTAGTCACAGGCAAGTAACAACGATAAGTTTCTACAGACTCATGTCCTTCTGACTCTTGGAGGAGCTATGGGCAGGTAACAGCCGAGAAACTGCAGGTGGAAATGCATCTGCATGGACAGACCCTGTTCCCCTGGAAACTTTCTTTGGGCACTTGCACAACTCCATGATGTACTCCAGGTGGTGCGGCTGGTGCCTGGGGAGCCTCCATTGCTCCTGAGGGTAGGTTCTCACTGCTATGTCCCAACCTAGGCTGTGCAGAAGCAGCACTTGCTCAGAACAACCCTGTCAGAACTCAGGGGCTCATGAAGCTCAGGGCTGCAGTCACACAGAGGAAGAACAGCAACCCTCTGCTCAGCATCCAAGGATGACATAAGTGAGTCCTGCAAACTCAGGCAAAGACAAGCCaacccagcagctctcaggatCTGTCTCACTTCCCCCTGTTTCTGCACTCACAGCACTTTCTGAGCTGATTAACTCAATAACCACCAGAAAATGCTACAGGGTTCAGGGGTGCAGACATCACACATCttgccacagccccacaggttGTATGCTGACAGAACACTGGGATTTTCACCTTGTCAAACCCCTTGGCTCCTCCGTGCAGGCTGTTGGGCCCGTTGTTGGTGAACAGCTGATACTGCTTCCCGTCCACACTGAACTTCCCATTTGCAATCCTGTTGGCAACACGGCCCACGACAGTACCGAAGTACGGGTGCTTCGCCGTGTAACCTGGCCAGAGAAACAGCACACGGTTAAACAGAACCACTGGAACAGAATGGGCAGTCTCCAGTGCCAAATAGGTGACTGCAGTCCCAGCGTTTCACAGGACACACAGCTCATTAGTCGTGAGCATCTTTGATTAACGCAGCCTGATGGGATCTTGTATTCTTTGCAGATTTGAAGAAAAGACCTCTGTCACTGCCTGTTAAGGAAtgacccagagctgccccaacAGAGTGGCACACTGCCACCAGTGTCCCTGTTCCACATCCACCAGAGAgcccaggagaggcagcagaaacTGTATCTCTTCAGCCCATGATTGGAGGCGCAGGGCGCCTTACAAGCAGGTCAGGCAGTGTGGCAATAAACCAGTAAGTGCTAGTTAAACTGCCTGATtgtgggtttttaattttttttttcaaagacacGTATGAAGACCCACCTTCTAAAGTGTCAAATCCTAGGACAATATCTGAAAACTGCCCATCCTTGTCTTTTGTCTCCAGCCTGGTGATAATGCACCCAAAAGACAGGATCTCCACTCTCACGCTGTCCGACTGTAGGACGAACTTCTCCACCTCTCCGCCTCCCTCCTCCGGGGGCATCCGCCCGAACGCCTCTTTCCGCACCGTCGTCATCGCTCCCTAAAAGCCGGCCACCGGCACCTCCGGCGGGAGCCGCAACCCTGCTCGGGAAGGACGCTCAGGACGAAGAAGCAATGGCGGCGGGAGAggagcactcccagctccaAAGGGCAGCCAGAACAATCCTTGTTCGCTTCCCGTGCGGGGCGGAGCCGCGCCGTGTccggcggagcggagcggagcgcggaACGGTTGTGGCCGCTCAACGTCGGTCACAGCGGGGCAGCGGCCAGCGGGATGGGGCCGGGGACAGCGGAAAGGATGCAGGGGGCAGAGAGAAGGATGCTGGAGGCAGCGGGAAGGATGCCGGGAGCAGCGGGAAGGATACCGGGGACAGCGGGAAGGATGCCaaggggcagagggaaggatgccgaagggcagagggaaggatgccgaggagcagagggaaggataCCGGGGACAGCGGGAAGGATGCcgaggggcagagggaaggatgccgaggggcagagggaaggatgccgggggcagagggaaggatgctgggggcagagggaaggTTGCAGGGGGCAGAGAGAAGGATGCTGGGGGCAGCGGGAAGGATACCGGGGACAGCGGGAAGGATGCcgaggggcagagggaaggatgccgaggggcagagggaaggatGCCGAGGGCCAGAGGGAAGGATGCcgaggggcagagggaaggatGCCGAGGGAGGGAGCGAGGCTGCGGGCGCTGCCAGGCCGGGCAGCCCAGCCGCCACCTCGCAAATTCGGGGGCCGGAGCATCTCTGCCCGCAGCTTTTCTCTCCCACTTGCATCACACCGGCACGGCTCTCGTGGCCCGTGCAAAGCGTGGCACAACAAAATGCTGTTTCCTCCCCTTGTGCCCTCCCTTAGCCCCTCCACAAGAGGCACAAGGCAGCgcctgctgatgctgctggaaATCAGGCTCAGGGCATTTGCTGGCCAGGTTGCTGTTATTATCAAAGCTGTGGCTCTGACCCAGACTCCATTAAAAACCATCATCTTCTGAAATACCAACTTCTGCCTGTCTTTGCAGGTATTTTCAGTCTGTGGGGAAAACCCAAGCAACATTTAAGTGATGTATGTGCACATTTTTGACCTCTCTAGTGGTCAAGGCACAAGAACACCTCACTACAATTTGGTATGGTTGTGTTTCTATGAGAGCCCATTTTCAAAATTTGTTCAAAGAACCCATAACTCCCACCAAAAAAACTCCATTGGTCAACCAGACTTTGCTAAATATTAATTTCCAACACAGCCATCGTCTTTTGACAAGACCATCTACAAATTCCAAGCAAACACAGCAACCGAACCTCCCACGCGGGGCTGGGCAAAGATGGTTTGGAAATCTGCATTTCTTTGTTAGcaaaggcagctcctgtgtttccttctgcaccttcacAACCCGTGCTCTCTATCCACAAACAACATTTGAAGCAAACCTACCTTTTTTCTGCTCATCAACAGCACCTCCCATATGAGACAGGATAGGGAGCAGCCCAAATTTTTAAGTGAGGAATGCTATGGATGTATGGATGGATGAGAGGTCAGTCTCATTTATAACTGATTCATGGAGTGTTTTCGTGTGCAGAGTATTCCCAGAAGTTCACTCCTTAGCActtcagctccctcagcacctctcTCTTAATGTACTTCTCCAGACACAGGAAGGATTTCTGCTCTGCAAAGACAATATTTCATTAAGCTGTGAGGGTTTTAACACAAGAGGTGGTGCCATTTTGATTTACTTCTCTGATTCACACCAGAAAAGGTCCAGATCCACCTCTTTGTCTGATGTAACAGTCAtgaacactgatttttttaccTCCCTTCACACATGCAAGACCACTCGAGCCCCAGTGACCATCTAAGGCTATGTGCTTGCAAAAGAAATACCACAGACCAATCTGTTCATGAACCAGCCGCACAATTTTCAGACTGGCAGATAAACTTGAAAAGAAACCAGCTTGCACGAGCCTGAATCCTGCAGGGAACAGTAAGGAGCAATGTCAGCTTCAGGATCTGAGCAAGGTATTCCAAGAATCCTGCTTCATGACTTTGAGGATTTCTCCTGGCTGACCTTCACATtcatcctgcccctctgcccctggTGACTGGGGGAGGTGAGCAAGGGGGAGGGCAGGATACAAGCAAGTCGTGTTCAACATCTCACCAcactggattttctttttagtcatacctacttttaaaaaag contains:
- the GALM gene encoding galactose mutarotase, encoding MTTVRKEAFGRMPPEEGGGEVEKFVLQSDSVRVEILSFGCIITRLETKDKDGQFSDIVLGFDTLEGYTAKHPYFGTVVGRVANRIANGKFSVDGKQYQLFTNNGPNSLHGGAKGFDKVLWSAEVLPNGVRFFRLSPDGEEGYPGDLKVWVTYTLNGRELAINYQAQTSKTTPISLTNHSYFNLAGQGSRDVYDHEISIEADSYLPVDDTQIPTGEVAAVQGTGFDLRQPVELGKHLQKFHLGGFDHNFCLHQGQDRRLVARVFHPPTGRTMEVHTTQPGIQFYTGNFLDGSLKGKGGATYPKHSAFCLETQNWPDAVNKPHFPNALLHPGEEYNHTTWLVFNTA